A region of Gadus morhua chromosome 18, gadMor3.0, whole genome shotgun sequence DNA encodes the following proteins:
- the LOC115531651 gene encoding neurexin-1a isoform X1, which translates to MAGDHTQLEFHNVETGIVTEKRFIPAVPSNFIGHLQGLTLNGMPYIDLCKNGDIDYCELNAVIGYKSIVADPVTFRSRSSFVTLPTLQAYYSMHLFLQFKTTSPDGLILLNRGDGNDFIVVELVKGYLHYISDLGNGAHLIKGNSNTPLNDNHWHNVLISRDTNNLHTVKIDTKVTTQTTMGAKNLDLKGDLYIGGVTKEMYRDLPKLVHSREGFQGCLATVDLNGRLPDLLADALATTGQVDRGCEGPSTTCQEDSCSNQGVCLQQWEGFSCDCSMTSFAGPLCNDAGTTYIFGRDGGVVVYTWPPNERPSTRADRLALGFSTQQKQAVLLRVDSASGLGDYLQLQIDKGNIRVVFNVGTDDINIEESSKFVNDGKYHIVRFTRSGGNATLQLDELPVIERYPSGYNDNERLAIARQRIPYRLGRVVDDWLLDKGRQLTIFNSQTTVRVGAAGAAGAGEDTPSAPSPAGGMFQGQLAGLYYNGLRILNMAAEGHPHIKVEGSARLVGDMPSSSITPQSSAAAAGGNRSDSAPSISDITTTTATNRKQGTTQQSTDDLLVASAECPSDDEDIDPCDPSSARPPLPEVKLFPEPSEVVRESSSTTGMVVGIVAAAALCILILLYAMYKYRNRDEGSYHVDESRNYISNSATQPNGSAKDKPLGIAKISKSKKNKDKEYYV; encoded by the exons ATGGCGGGCGACCACACCCAGCTGGAGTTCCACAACGTGGAGACGGGCATCGTGACAGAGAAGCGCTTCATCCCCGCCGTGCCGTCGAACTTCATCGGCCACCTGCAGGGCCTGACGCTCAACGGCATGCCCTACATCGACCTGTGCAAGAACGGCGACATCGACTACTGCGAGCTCAACGCCGTCATCGGCTACAAGAGCATCGTGGCCGACCCCGTCACCTTCCGCTCGCGCTCCAGCTTCGTCACGCTGCCCACGCTGCAGGCGTACTACTCCATGCACCTCTTCCTGCAGTTCAAGACCACCTCCCCCGACGGCCTCATCCTGCTGAACCGCGGCGACGGCAACGACTTCATcgtggtggagctggtgaaggg gTACCTGCACTATATCTCTGACCTGGGGAACGGGGCCCACCTCATCAAGGGGAACTCCAACACGCCGCTGAACGATAACCACTGGCACAACGTGCTGATCTCCCGCGACACCAACAACCTTCACACCGTGAAGATCGACACCAAGGTCACCACGCAGACCACAATGGGGGCCAAGAACCTGGACCTCAAGG gcgaCCTCTACATCGGCGGGGTCACCAAGGAGATGTACCGCGACCTGCCCAAACTGGTCCACTCCAGGGAGGGCTTCCAGGGTTGCCTAGCGACGGTGGACCTGAACGGCCGGCTGCCCGACCTGCTGGCCGACGCGCTGGCGACCACGGGCCAGGTGGATCGAGGCTGTGAAG GCCCTAGCACCACCTGTCAGGAGGACTCCTGCTCCAATCAGGGCGTCTGCCTGCAGCAGTGGGAGGGCTTTAGCTGTGACTGCAGCATGACCTCCTTCGCCGGGCCCCTCTGTAACGACG CTGGGACCACGTACATCTTCGGGCGTGACGGGGGCGTGGTGGTGTACACGTGGCCCCCCAACGAGAGGCCCAGCACGCGGGCGGACCGGCTGGCCCTGGGCTTCAGCACCCAGCAGAAGCAGGCCGTCCTGCTCAGGGTGGACAGCGCCTCCGGCCTGGGGGACTACCTCCAGCTGCAGATA GACAAAGGCAACATCCGGGTGGTGTTCAACGTCGGAACGGATGACATCAACATCGAGGAGAGCTCCAAGTTCGTGAACGACGGGAAATACCACATAGTTCGGTTTACCCGCAGCGGAGGCAATGCCACGCTGCAGCTGGATGAGCTGCCTGTCATAGAGCGCTACCCGTCAG GCTACAATGATAACGAGCGCCTTGCCATCGCCAGGCAGCGAATCCCCTATCGGCTCGGTCGAGTAGTTGATGATTGGCTACTCGACAAAG GTCGCCAGCTGACCATCTTCAACAGCCAGACCACGGTGCGCGTGGGCGCGGCCGGCGCGGCCGGCGCGGGGGAGGACACGCCGTCCGCGCCGTCGCCGGCCGGCGGGATGTTCCAGGGCCAGCTGGCCGGCCTCTACTACAATGGCCTGCGCATCCTGAACATGGCCGCCGAGGGCCACCCGCACATCAAGGTCGAGGGCAGCGCGCGGCTGGTGGGCGacatgccctcctcctccatcacgcCGCAgtccagcgccgccgccgccgggggcaACCGCTCCGACTCCGCCCCCTCCATCAgcgacatcaccaccaccaccgccaccaaccGGAAGCAGGGCACCACCCAGCAG tcgACTGATGACCTGCTGGTGGCCTCAGCAGAATGTCCGAGTGATGACGAGGATATCGACCCCTGTGACCCCAGCTCAG cgcGCCCGCCCCTCCCAGAGGTGAAGCTGTTCCCGGAGCCGTCGGAGGTGGTGCGGGAGTCCAGCAGCACCACGGGGATGGTGGTGGGCATcgtggccgccgccgccctctgCATTCTCATCCTGCTCTACGCCATGTACAAGTACCGCAACCGCGACGAGGGCTCGTACCACGTGGACGAGAGCCGCAACTACATCAGCAACTCGGCCACCCAGCCCAACGGCTCGGCCAAGGACAAGCCGCTGGGCATCGCCAAGATCTCCAAGAGCAAGAAGAACAAGGACAAGGAGTACTACGTCTGA
- the LOC115531651 gene encoding neurexin-1a-beta isoform X2: MCEIGSQRGLDGRWHCSAAQSTDDLLVASAECPSDDEDIDPCDPSSARPPLPEVKLFPEPSEVVRESSSTTGMVVGIVAAAALCILILLYAMYKYRNRDEGSYHVDESRNYISNSATQPNGSAKDKPLGIAKISKSKKNKDKEYYV, encoded by the exons aTGTGTGAGATAGGGAGTCAGAGGGGTTTGGACGGTCGCTGGCACTGCTCCGCGGCTCAG tcgACTGATGACCTGCTGGTGGCCTCAGCAGAATGTCCGAGTGATGACGAGGATATCGACCCCTGTGACCCCAGCTCAG cgcGCCCGCCCCTCCCAGAGGTGAAGCTGTTCCCGGAGCCGTCGGAGGTGGTGCGGGAGTCCAGCAGCACCACGGGGATGGTGGTGGGCATcgtggccgccgccgccctctgCATTCTCATCCTGCTCTACGCCATGTACAAGTACCGCAACCGCGACGAGGGCTCGTACCACGTGGACGAGAGCCGCAACTACATCAGCAACTCGGCCACCCAGCCCAACGGCTCGGCCAAGGACAAGCCGCTGGGCATCGCCAAGATCTCCAAGAGCAAGAAGAACAAGGACAAGGAGTACTACGTCTGA